In one window of Streptomyces sp. NBC_01224 DNA:
- a CDS encoding DUF3291 domain-containing protein — MTYSDRQTGHELAQVNTARLRFPLDSPELKDFVDALDPVNAVADQAAGFVWRLQSETGNATDVPVFGDTWLIVNMSVWRDTDALTAFMYQGQHRELLARRREWFERVEEAMTALWWVPAGVRPTVRDAEERLLHLREHGPTERAFTLRKSFPPPTAAMG, encoded by the coding sequence ATGACATACAGCGACCGACAGACCGGCCATGAGCTGGCCCAGGTGAACACAGCCCGCCTCAGATTCCCCCTGGACTCCCCCGAGCTGAAGGACTTCGTCGACGCCCTCGACCCGGTGAACGCGGTCGCCGACCAGGCCGCCGGCTTCGTCTGGCGGCTACAGAGCGAAACCGGCAACGCCACCGACGTACCGGTCTTCGGGGACACCTGGCTGATCGTGAACATGTCGGTGTGGCGCGACACGGACGCACTGACGGCGTTCATGTACCAGGGGCAGCACCGCGAGCTGCTGGCGCGGCGGCGCGAGTGGTTCGAGCGGGTGGAGGAGGCCATGACGGCCCTGTGGTGGGTGCCGGCGGGCGTGCGCCCGACGGTGCGGGACGCCGAGGAGCGCCTGCTCCATCTGCGTGAACACGGTCCCACGGAGCGGGCGTTCACTCTGCGGAAGTCCTTCCCGCCGCCGACCGCGGCCATGGGCTGA
- a CDS encoding amidase has product MRDAGEVGRALERIGREDPRLCAFIEVWPERALADEDRARQLPLAGKPFAVKGPAGIRSYAARRLIAAGGVPVGATSVPGPGTPWQTWGLGAHGRTVNPWRPDRTPGGSSAGSAVAVAADLVELATGSDGAGSVRIPAAWCGVFGLKTTNGLLPSPDRSGLASAGVLTRSAAQAQTYLRCVLDGCEPAAADLPIPAVFSPGLGYAEVDPEVESVVRRAVGRLVAGGVVRLVDRTCELLDPREAWQAVRSGEPSPAATEIRRENGLRLDALFSRTPLLLTPTTPNRPHGHDGPGDLYSTALTWAFNLSGHPAASVPAGFTADGCPVGLQLAAERGADVSLLGMALAVESVLITVRP; this is encoded by the coding sequence GTGAGGGATGCGGGCGAGGTGGGCCGGGCGCTGGAGCGGATCGGGCGGGAGGATCCGCGCCTGTGCGCGTTCATCGAGGTGTGGCCCGAGAGGGCGCTCGCCGACGAGGATCGGGCTCGTCAGCTTCCGCTGGCCGGTAAGCCGTTCGCGGTCAAGGGGCCGGCCGGTATCCGCTCGTACGCGGCCCGGCGGCTGATCGCGGCCGGTGGCGTCCCGGTCGGCGCGACCTCCGTGCCGGGCCCCGGTACGCCCTGGCAGACCTGGGGGCTGGGCGCGCATGGCCGTACGGTCAATCCGTGGCGCCCCGACCGCACACCGGGCGGCTCCTCGGCCGGCTCTGCGGTGGCGGTCGCGGCGGATCTGGTGGAGCTGGCGACCGGCAGCGACGGGGCGGGGTCGGTACGGATTCCGGCGGCGTGGTGCGGGGTGTTCGGCCTGAAGACGACGAACGGCCTGCTGCCCTCCCCCGACCGGTCCGGGCTCGCTTCCGCCGGGGTGCTGACCCGTTCGGCGGCCCAGGCCCAGACCTATCTGCGCTGTGTCCTGGACGGCTGCGAACCGGCGGCGGCGGATCTTCCGATCCCCGCTGTCTTCAGCCCCGGTCTGGGGTACGCGGAGGTCGACCCGGAAGTCGAGTCGGTCGTCCGGCGCGCGGTGGGGCGGCTCGTGGCGGGCGGGGTGGTGCGGCTCGTGGACCGTACGTGCGAGCTGCTCGACCCGCGAGAGGCATGGCAGGCGGTCCGGAGCGGGGAGCCGTCCCCGGCCGCCACGGAGATCCGCCGCGAGAACGGCCTCCGGCTCGACGCCCTGTTCTCCCGTACTCCTCTGCTGCTCACCCCGACCACCCCCAACCGCCCGCACGGCCACGACGGTCCGGGCGATCTCTACTCGACCGCCCTGACCTGGGCGTTCAATCTCAGCGGGCATCCCGCGGCGAGTGTGCCCGCCGGATTCACGGCGGACGGCTGCCCGGTCGGGCTGCAGTTGGCCGCAGAGCGGGGCGCGGACGTCTCACTGCTCGGAATGGCCCTTGCGGTGGAGAGTGTGCTGATTACCGTGCGGCCATGA
- a CDS encoding penicillin-binding transpeptidase domain-containing protein: MIRYIRRAAALCLLLLVALLLNAARIQVLDADSLDNNPANRRLTIARYSQPRGNILVGGKSVTGTKDTGEQLKYERTYENGPLYAPVTGYASQTYGTTLIENAEDGILSGTDSMLAPFPLWNEITRSQQPGGNVVTTIKDSMQRAAYDGLGGRRGAVAAVEPSTGRILALVSTPSYDPGRLSGTGSPVTDAWQQLNAAKSQPMLNRAIRQTYPPGSTFKIVTAAAALDADVVTDPDNETDTPSPYVLPGTSTTLPNEAEGCENASLAEAIRVSCNTVMAELGVRVGLKSMVDAVRKFGFNDTGLKIPSGVAKSNFDTEMSDDQLALSSIGQFDTTATPLQMAMVASAVANGGDLKYPYLVDRTTTRSGSTVHRNGSHTYHQAMSPRTAVQLRRMMVDVVEQGTGSNAAIDGVKVGGKTGTAQHGIDNSGRPYAWFISWAQAPDSAQPAVAVAVVVEDAAANRADISGGGSAAPIARSVMQAALGK; the protein is encoded by the coding sequence GTGATCCGCTACATCCGCCGGGCCGCCGCGCTCTGTCTGCTGCTGCTGGTGGCACTGCTGTTGAACGCCGCCCGCATCCAGGTCCTCGATGCCGACAGCCTGGACAACAATCCCGCCAACCGCCGCCTCACGATCGCCCGTTACAGCCAGCCGCGCGGCAACATCCTGGTCGGCGGCAAGTCCGTCACCGGCACCAAGGACACCGGCGAGCAGCTCAAGTACGAGCGCACGTACGAGAACGGCCCGCTGTACGCACCCGTGACCGGCTACGCCTCGCAGACGTACGGCACGACCCTGATCGAGAACGCTGAGGACGGCATCCTCTCCGGCACCGACTCGATGCTCGCCCCGTTCCCCCTGTGGAACGAGATCACCCGCAGCCAGCAGCCCGGCGGCAATGTCGTCACGACCATCAAGGACTCGATGCAGCGCGCCGCCTACGACGGGCTCGGCGGGCGGCGGGGCGCGGTCGCCGCCGTCGAGCCGTCGACCGGCAGGATCCTGGCGCTGGTCTCGACCCCTTCGTACGATCCCGGGCGGCTCTCCGGCACCGGTTCGCCGGTCACCGACGCCTGGCAGCAGCTGAACGCGGCGAAGAGCCAGCCGATGCTCAACCGGGCGATCCGGCAGACCTATCCGCCGGGCTCCACCTTCAAGATCGTGACAGCGGCGGCCGCTCTCGACGCGGACGTCGTCACCGACCCCGACAACGAGACCGACACCCCGTCCCCCTATGTTCTGCCGGGTACGTCGACCACGCTCCCCAATGAGGCGGAAGGCTGCGAGAACGCCTCGCTCGCCGAGGCGATCCGGGTCTCCTGCAACACCGTGATGGCGGAGCTGGGGGTGCGGGTCGGGCTGAAGAGCATGGTGGACGCGGTGCGGAAGTTCGGCTTCAACGACACCGGGCTGAAGATCCCGTCGGGGGTGGCGAAGAGCAACTTCGACACCGAGATGTCCGACGACCAGCTGGCGCTCTCGTCGATCGGGCAGTTCGACACGACGGCGACACCGCTCCAGATGGCAATGGTGGCTTCGGCCGTGGCGAACGGCGGCGACCTCAAGTACCCGTACCTGGTGGACCGTACGACCACGAGAAGCGGCTCGACCGTCCACCGGAACGGCTCGCACACCTACCACCAGGCGATGAGCCCTCGGACGGCCGTGCAGTTGCGGCGGATGATGGTCGACGTCGTGGAGCAGGGCACGGGGTCCAACGCCGCGATCGACGGGGTGAAGGTCGGCGGCAAGACCGGCACCGCACAGCACGGCATCGACAACTCGGGCAGGCCCTACGCCTGGTTCATCTCCTGGGCGCAGGCGCCGGACTCGGCGCAGCCGGCCGTCGCGGTCGCCGTGGTCGTCGAGGACGCGGCCGCGAACCGGGCCGACATCAGCGGCGGCGGCAGCGCGGCCCCGATCGCCCGTTCCGTCATGCAGGCGGCTCTGGGAAAATGA
- a CDS encoding FtsW/RodA/SpoVE family cell cycle protein: MTATTADAPPPDLRLPKRRGVELLLLVGAVLISVYGYAAVGLARNDAVPPDVAGYGAGLGLLALLAHLAVRFRAPYADPLLLPIAVLLNGLGLVLIYRLDLETPKDQAAPTQLIWSTLGVALFIAVVVFLRDHRVLQRYAYLSVATALVLMIVPIFFPAVNGAKIWIRVGGFSFQPGEFAKILLAVFFAAYLAANRNALAHTGRRIWKLQLPTGRVLGPIVAIWLLSVGVLVLERDLGTSLLFFGLFVIMLYVATGRTGWIAVGLLLAAVGAFVVGSFEPHVHSRVQDWLDPFASIAAGRGPGQLAQSLFAFAAGGMLGTGLGLGHSILIGFAAKSDFILATAGEELGLTGLTAVFLLYALLVARGYRAGLALRDPFGRLLSIGLASILALQVFVIAGGVMGLIPLTGMAMPFLAQGGSSVVTNWIIVALLIRVSDQARRPRPDHVETGVIAPMAEDEP; encoded by the coding sequence ATGACCGCAACGACGGCGGACGCACCCCCGCCCGATCTACGTCTGCCCAAGCGGCGCGGAGTCGAGCTGCTGCTCCTCGTCGGGGCCGTCCTCATCTCCGTCTACGGCTACGCCGCCGTCGGCCTGGCCAGGAACGACGCGGTCCCGCCCGATGTGGCCGGTTACGGCGCGGGCCTGGGGCTGCTCGCTCTCCTCGCCCACCTCGCGGTCCGCTTCCGTGCCCCGTACGCCGATCCGCTGCTGCTGCCCATCGCCGTACTGCTCAACGGGCTCGGCCTGGTGCTGATCTACCGGCTCGACCTGGAGACGCCGAAGGACCAGGCGGCCCCCACCCAGCTGATCTGGTCCACGCTCGGCGTGGCGCTCTTCATCGCGGTGGTCGTCTTCCTGCGTGACCACCGGGTGCTCCAGCGGTACGCCTATCTCTCGGTCGCCACCGCCCTGGTCCTGATGATCGTGCCGATCTTCTTCCCCGCGGTGAACGGCGCCAAGATCTGGATCCGGGTCGGCGGATTCTCCTTCCAACCGGGCGAGTTCGCCAAAATCCTGCTCGCCGTGTTCTTCGCCGCGTATCTCGCCGCGAACCGCAACGCCCTCGCCCACACCGGCCGCAGGATCTGGAAGCTGCAGCTCCCCACCGGCCGGGTGCTCGGCCCGATCGTGGCGATCTGGCTGCTCAGCGTCGGTGTGCTGGTCCTGGAACGCGATCTGGGCACCTCGCTGCTCTTCTTCGGCCTCTTTGTGATCATGCTGTACGTGGCGACCGGCCGGACCGGCTGGATCGCGGTGGGTCTGCTGCTCGCCGCCGTCGGCGCGTTCGTCGTCGGCTCCTTCGAACCGCATGTGCACAGCCGGGTCCAGGACTGGCTCGACCCGTTCGCGTCCATCGCCGCCGGCCGGGGCCCCGGCCAGCTGGCACAGTCGCTGTTCGCGTTCGCCGCGGGCGGGATGCTCGGCACCGGACTCGGACTCGGCCACTCGATCCTCATCGGCTTCGCCGCCAAGTCCGACTTCATCCTGGCGACCGCGGGCGAGGAGCTCGGCCTGACCGGACTGACGGCGGTCTTCCTGCTGTACGCACTGCTCGTCGCCCGCGGCTACCGGGCCGGCCTCGCCCTGCGCGACCCCTTCGGGCGGCTGCTGTCGATCGGTCTCGCCTCGATCCTGGCGCTCCAGGTGTTCGTGATCGCGGGCGGGGTGATGGGGCTGATCCCGCTGACGGGCATGGCGATGCCGTTCCTCGCCCAGGGCGGTTCGTCCGTCGTCACCAACTGGATCATCGTGGCGCTGCTGATCCGGGTCAGCGACCAGGCCCGCAGACCCCGTCCCGACCATGTGGAGACCGGAGTCATCGCGCCGATGGCGGAGGACGAGCCGTGA